One segment of Streptomyces sp. YIM 121038 DNA contains the following:
- the der gene encoding ribosome biogenesis GTPase Der, giving the protein MNDQIQPEGEPTEHVEHDHGALGDAEYAEFMELAAVEGFDVEDVEGAIEAAGHGPLPVLAVVGRPNVGKSTLVNRIIGRREAVVEDKPGVTRDRVTYEAEWAGRRFKVVDTGGWEQDVLGIDASVAAQAEYAIETADAVVFVVDSTVGVTDTDEAVVRLLRKANKPVVLCANKVDGQSGEADATALWSLGIGEPHPVSSLHGRGTGDMLDAVLDVLPEAPAQTFGTAVGGPRRIALIGRPNVGKSSLLNKVANEERVVVNELAGTTRDPVDELIELGGVTWKFVDTAGIRKRVHLQQGADYYASLRTAAAVEKAEVAVILIDASESISIQDQRIVTMAVEAGRAVVLAYNKWDTLDEERRYYLEREIETELAQVAWAPRVNVSARTGRHMEKLVPAIETAIAGWETRVPTGRLNAFLGELVAAHPHPVRGGKQPRILFGTQAGTKPPRFVLFASGFIEHGYRRFVERRLREEFGFEGTPIHISVRVREKRGQKTQKKK; this is encoded by the coding sequence ATGAACGACCAGATCCAGCCCGAGGGCGAGCCGACGGAGCACGTCGAGCACGACCATGGGGCACTTGGCGACGCCGAGTACGCGGAGTTCATGGAGCTCGCCGCCGTAGAGGGCTTCGACGTCGAGGACGTCGAGGGCGCCATCGAGGCGGCCGGACACGGTCCGCTCCCGGTCCTCGCCGTCGTCGGCCGTCCGAACGTCGGCAAGTCGACCCTCGTGAACCGCATCATCGGCCGCCGCGAGGCCGTCGTCGAGGACAAGCCGGGCGTGACCCGCGACCGCGTCACCTACGAGGCCGAGTGGGCGGGCCGCCGCTTCAAGGTCGTCGACACCGGCGGCTGGGAGCAGGACGTCCTCGGCATCGACGCGTCGGTGGCCGCGCAGGCCGAGTACGCGATCGAGACCGCCGACGCCGTCGTGTTCGTCGTCGACTCCACCGTCGGCGTCACCGACACCGACGAGGCCGTCGTCCGGCTCCTTCGCAAGGCCAACAAGCCCGTGGTGCTCTGCGCCAACAAGGTCGACGGCCAGAGCGGCGAGGCCGACGCCACCGCCCTGTGGTCCCTCGGCATCGGCGAGCCGCACCCGGTCTCCTCGCTGCACGGCCGCGGCACCGGCGACATGCTCGACGCGGTCCTGGACGTCCTGCCGGAGGCGCCCGCGCAGACCTTCGGCACGGCCGTCGGCGGCCCGCGCCGCATCGCGCTCATCGGCCGTCCGAACGTGGGCAAGTCCTCCCTCCTGAACAAGGTGGCCAACGAGGAGCGCGTCGTCGTCAACGAGCTCGCGGGCACCACCCGCGACCCGGTCGACGAGCTCATCGAACTGGGCGGCGTCACCTGGAAGTTCGTCGACACGGCGGGCATCCGCAAGCGCGTCCACCTCCAGCAGGGCGCCGACTACTACGCCTCGCTGCGCACGGCCGCCGCCGTGGAGAAGGCGGAGGTCGCGGTCATCCTGATCGACGCCAGCGAGTCGATCAGCATCCAGGACCAGCGCATCGTCACGATGGCGGTGGAGGCGGGCCGCGCCGTCGTCCTCGCGTACAACAAGTGGGACACGCTCGACGAGGAGCGCCGCTACTACCTGGAGCGGGAGATCGAGACGGAGCTCGCGCAGGTCGCGTGGGCGCCGCGGGTGAACGTGTCGGCGCGCACGGGGCGGCACATGGAGAAGCTCGTCCCGGCGATCGAGACGGCCATCGCGGGCTGGGAGACGCGCGTGCCGACGGGCCGGCTGAACGCGTTCCTCGGCGAGCTGGTCGCCGCCCACCCGCACCCGGTCCGGGGCGGCAAGCAGCCGCGCATCCTCTTCGGCACCCAGGCGGGCACCAAGCCGCCGCGGTTCGTCCTGTTCGCCTCGGGCTTCATCGAGCACGGCTACCGCCGCTTCGTGGAGCGCAGGCTGCGCGAGGAGTTCGGCTTCGAGGGCACGCCGATCCACATCTCGGTGCGGGTGCGCGAGAAGCGCGGGCAGAAGACCCAGAAGAAGAAGTAG
- a CDS encoding transglycosylase family protein, with product MHSTHPMSNRRPRFVTSLAAAALALAAPLTAPAAAVAAPPPPRPGPAVTTYLYDCSRTEGPWNCLAECESSGRWHINTGNNYYGGLQFKQTTWEEHGGLAYAPRADLATREEQIEVARKVLLNQGWQAWPVCSKKVKEANLDHLALLPGDRTHVVKRGETLSSLARRYQVKGGWKALYRANRHIVGPRPDRLAIGTVLLIPERAKA from the coding sequence ATGCACTCGACGCACCCGATGTCGAACAGACGTCCAAGGTTCGTGACGTCGCTCGCCGCCGCGGCCCTGGCGCTCGCGGCACCCCTGACCGCCCCGGCCGCCGCGGTGGCCGCGCCCCCGCCGCCGCGACCGGGCCCGGCCGTCACCACGTACCTCTACGACTGCTCCCGCACCGAAGGGCCGTGGAACTGTCTCGCCGAGTGCGAGAGCAGCGGCCGGTGGCACATCAACACCGGCAACAACTACTACGGAGGCCTGCAGTTCAAGCAGACCACCTGGGAGGAGCACGGCGGGCTCGCCTACGCCCCGCGCGCGGACCTCGCCACCCGGGAGGAGCAGATCGAGGTCGCCCGCAAGGTGCTCCTCAACCAGGGCTGGCAGGCCTGGCCCGTCTGCTCGAAGAAGGTCAAGGAGGCCAACCTCGACCACCTCGCGCTGCTGCCCGGCGACCGCACGCACGTCGTCAAGCGCGGCGAGACCCTCAGCTCCCTGGCCCGGCGGTACCAGGTGAAGGGCGGCTGGAAGGCCCTCTACCGGGCCAACCGGCACATCGTGGGGCCGCGCCCCGACCGCCTCGCGATCGGCACGGTCCTGCTCATTCCGGAGCGGGCGAAGGCCTGA
- a CDS encoding transglycosylase family protein encodes MSERPRNIRKTAVIGGAALLAPLALLAATGQAAADGGVWDRIARCESGGNWQVNTGNGYYGGLQFSAGTWRAYGGTAYAPTADRASRAQQIAVAAKVQRAQGWGAWPSCSARAGASGPAPGAAAPQAAPRPAPKAAPPAAPQAAPKTLKQRPAYRAPGHADRGTTRGSGGYVVRQGDTLSRIAAAHGVGWQRLYAVNQGVIGGDPNLIVPGQRLAI; translated from the coding sequence ATGTCCGAACGTCCCAGGAACATTCGCAAGACGGCAGTGATCGGCGGAGCCGCGCTCCTCGCGCCGCTGGCACTGCTCGCCGCGACCGGGCAGGCCGCGGCGGACGGCGGAGTGTGGGACCGGATCGCCCGCTGCGAGAGCGGCGGAAACTGGCAGGTCAACACCGGCAACGGCTACTACGGCGGACTCCAGTTCTCCGCCGGGACCTGGCGGGCGTACGGCGGCACGGCCTACGCGCCGACCGCCGACAGGGCCTCCCGGGCCCAGCAGATCGCCGTCGCGGCGAAGGTCCAGCGCGCTCAGGGGTGGGGCGCCTGGCCGTCGTGCTCGGCACGGGCGGGTGCCTCCGGGCCCGCTCCCGGCGCGGCCGCGCCCCAGGCCGCTCCCAGGCCCGCTCCCAAGGCGGCGCCACCGGCCGCACCGCAGGCCGCGCCGAAGACCCTCAAGCAGCGGCCCGCGTACCGCGCGCCCGGTCACGCCGACCGGGGCACCACGCGCGGCTCCGGCGGCTACGTCGTGCGCCAGGGCGACACGCTCAGCCGCATCGCCGCCGCGCACGGCGTCGGCTGGCAGCGGCTCTACGCCGTCAACCAGGGCGTCATCGGCGGTGATCCGAACCTGATCGTGCCCGGGCAGCGCCTGGCGATCTGA
- a CDS encoding ATP-binding cassette domain-containing protein — MSPAARPGTLELRDARVRYGPLEALHGVSLAAPAPGLTVLLGRNGSGRTTALRALAGAVPLSGGAVVWDGADVTRLTAHERARRGLCFVPDRQAVFGGLTVRENLDLAGDDVTPALTAYPELRPLLARRAGLLSGGEQRMLALSRALLSRARVVLADEPTQGMSPAVATRTYALLGDLEACVVLAEQRPPPGLRGRAGRAAVAYELRRGEVVFSGELTELGRLPDGGVRPSPAPE, encoded by the coding sequence ATGAGCCCGGCCGCGCGCCCCGGCACCCTCGAACTGCGGGACGCGCGCGTGCGCTACGGCCCCCTGGAAGCCCTGCACGGCGTGAGCCTCGCCGCCCCCGCCCCCGGCCTGACCGTCCTGCTCGGCCGCAACGGCTCGGGCCGCACCACCGCGCTGCGGGCGCTCGCCGGGGCCGTCCCGCTGTCCGGGGGCGCCGTCGTCTGGGACGGCGCGGACGTCACCCGGCTCACGGCGCACGAACGCGCCCGCCGGGGCCTGTGCTTCGTACCGGACCGGCAGGCCGTCTTCGGCGGCCTCACCGTCCGCGAGAACCTGGACCTCGCCGGGGACGACGTGACGCCCGCCCTGACGGCCTACCCGGAGCTGCGCCCGCTCCTGGCCCGCCGCGCGGGCCTGCTGTCCGGCGGCGAGCAGCGCATGCTCGCGCTGTCACGGGCCCTGCTCTCCCGGGCGCGCGTGGTCCTCGCCGACGAGCCGACCCAGGGCATGTCCCCGGCCGTCGCCACCCGTACGTACGCACTGCTCGGGGACCTGGAGGCCTGCGTGGTCCTCGCCGAGCAGCGGCCGCCGCCCGGGCTGCGGGGGCGCGCGGGCCGGGCGGCGGTGGCGTACGAGCTGCGCCGCGGCGAGGTGGTGTTCAGCGGCGAGCTCACGGAGCTCGGGCGGCTGCCGGACGGCGGTGTCAGGCCTTCGCCCGCTCCGGAATGA